One uncultured Alphaproteobacteria bacterium genomic region harbors:
- the gatB gene encoding Aspartyl/glutamyl-tRNA(Asn/Gln) amidotransferase subunit B — MSYIIQGETGPWEVVIGLEVHAQVISEAKLFSGASATFGGAPNTHVAFLDCGMPGMLPVINGECVRQAVKTGLGLNAIINNRSVFDRKNYFYADLPLGYQISQFAHPIVGEGTIILDLKDGTSRAVGIERLHLEIDAGKSLHDQHPAKSFIDLNRAGVALMEIVSKPDMRSPEEAGAYLKKLRAILRYLGTCDGNMEEGSMRADVNVSVRHPGEPLRTRCEIKNVNSVRFVMQAIEYEAQRHVEVYEQGGMIEQETRLFDSHAGTTRPMRSKEFAHDYRYFPDPDLLPLEFDQAFVDEIRAGLPELPDAKKARFIADYGLSPYDAGVLVAEKETAAYFEAAAEGHDAKAVANWVMGDLFAALNRTGKDITEAPVKPENIGKLVDLIKDETISGRIAKDVFEIMLETGDAPDRIVEERGLKQVTDTGAIEAVIDQVIAANPDKVAEVKAGKEKLLGWFVGQAMKASQGKANPGMLNELIRKKLLG; from the coding sequence ATGAGCTACATCATTCAGGGCGAAACCGGCCCGTGGGAAGTGGTGATCGGGCTGGAAGTCCACGCCCAGGTGATTTCCGAGGCGAAGCTGTTCTCCGGCGCTTCCGCCACCTTCGGCGGCGCGCCCAACACCCACGTCGCCTTCCTCGACTGCGGCATGCCCGGCATGCTGCCGGTGATCAACGGCGAGTGCGTGCGTCAGGCGGTGAAGACCGGCCTCGGCCTCAACGCGATCATCAACAACCGCTCGGTGTTCGACCGCAAGAACTACTTCTACGCCGATCTGCCGCTCGGCTATCAGATCAGCCAGTTCGCGCACCCGATCGTCGGCGAGGGCACGATCATCCTCGATCTCAAGGACGGCACCAGCCGCGCGGTCGGGATCGAGCGCCTGCACCTCGAAATCGACGCGGGCAAGTCGCTGCACGACCAGCACCCGGCGAAGTCGTTCATCGACCTCAACCGCGCGGGCGTGGCGCTGATGGAGATCGTCTCCAAGCCCGACATGCGGAGCCCCGAGGAGGCGGGCGCGTACCTCAAGAAGCTGCGCGCGATCCTGCGCTACCTCGGCACCTGCGACGGCAACATGGAAGAAGGCTCGATGCGCGCCGACGTCAACGTCTCGGTGCGTCACCCGGGCGAGCCGCTGCGCACCCGCTGCGAGATCAAGAACGTCAACTCGGTGCGCTTCGTGATGCAGGCGATCGAGTACGAGGCGCAGCGCCACGTCGAGGTCTACGAGCAGGGCGGCATGATCGAGCAGGAGACCCGCCTGTTCGACAGCCACGCGGGCACCACCCGGCCGATGCGCTCGAAGGAGTTCGCGCACGACTACCGCTACTTCCCCGACCCCGATCTGCTGCCGCTGGAGTTCGATCAGGCGTTCGTGGACGAGATCCGGGCGGGCCTGCCGGAATTGCCGGATGCCAAGAAGGCGCGCTTCATCGCCGACTACGGCCTCTCGCCCTACGACGCGGGGGTGCTGGTGGCGGAGAAGGAAACCGCCGCCTACTTCGAGGCGGCTGCCGAGGGCCACGACGCCAAGGCGGTGGCGAACTGGGTGATGGGCGATTTGTTCGCCGCGCTCAACCGCACCGGCAAGGACATCACCGAGGCTCCGGTGAAGCCCGAGAACATCGGCAAGCTCGTCGACCTGATCAAGGACGAGACGATCTCCGGCCGCATCGCCAAGGACGTGTTCGAGATCATGCTCGAAACCGGCGACGCGCCCGACCGGATCGTCGAGGAGCGCGGTCTCAAGCAGGTGACCGACACCGGCGCGATCGAGGCGGTGATCGATCAGGTGATCGCCGCCAATCCCGACAAGGTCGCCGAGGTCAAGGCGGGCAAGGAAAAGCTCCTCGGCTGGTTCGTTGGCCAGGCGATGAAAGCCTCCCAGGGCAAGGCCAACCCCGGCATGCTCAACGAGCTGATCCGCAAGAAGCTGCTCGGCTGA
- the gatA gene encoding Glutamyl-tRNA(Gln) amidotransferase subunit A — translation MTELTNLTLAEVRDGLAKGDYTSVELTEAFLGQMDRHKGLNAYIVASPEVALDRARASDARRAKGETLGPMDGAPVAIKDLFCTEGVQTTAASKILEGFKPQYESTVSARLKAGGAVMLGKTNLDEFAMGSANITSAYGNVVSPWVADDDPEKLVPGGSSGGSAAAVSARMCLAATGTDTGGSIRQPAAFTGIVGLKPTYGRCSRWGIVAFASSLDQAGPMTRTVKDAAIMLGQMAGFDPKDSTSAKVDLPDFEKALTGDVRGLKVGIPKEYRPDGLNSEIAALWDQGIAWLKDAGAEIVEISLPHTDKALATYYIVAPAEASSNLARYDGVRYGLRVENGGSLDEMYMKTRAAGFGKEVKRRILIGTYVLSAGYYDAYYLKAQKVRALIADDFAKAFKTVDVILTPTAPSDAFPIAGGAKVDPITMYLNDVFTVPASLAGVPAMSIPGGLSQRGLPLGLQLIGRPFDEETILRAAGVMEAAAEFSAVPTLLRGTK, via the coding sequence ATGACCGAACTCACGAACCTGACCCTCGCCGAGGTCCGCGACGGCCTCGCGAAGGGCGACTATACCTCCGTCGAGCTGACCGAGGCGTTCCTCGGGCAGATGGACCGCCACAAGGGCCTGAACGCCTACATCGTCGCCTCGCCGGAGGTGGCGCTCGACCGCGCCCGCGCCTCCGACGCGCGCCGCGCCAAGGGCGAGACGCTGGGGCCGATGGACGGCGCGCCGGTGGCGATCAAGGACCTGTTCTGCACCGAGGGGGTGCAGACCACCGCCGCCTCGAAGATCCTCGAAGGCTTCAAGCCGCAGTACGAATCGACCGTGTCCGCCAGGCTCAAGGCCGGCGGCGCGGTGATGCTGGGCAAGACCAACCTCGACGAGTTCGCGATGGGCTCGGCGAACATCACCTCGGCCTACGGCAACGTGGTGAGCCCGTGGGTGGCCGACGACGATCCGGAAAAGCTCGTTCCCGGCGGCTCTTCGGGCGGCTCGGCGGCGGCGGTTTCGGCGCGCATGTGTCTGGCCGCCACCGGCACCGACACCGGCGGCTCGATCCGCCAGCCCGCGGCGTTCACCGGCATCGTCGGGCTGAAGCCGACCTACGGCCGTTGCTCGCGCTGGGGCATCGTCGCGTTCGCCTCGTCGCTCGATCAGGCCGGGCCGATGACCCGCACGGTGAAGGACGCCGCGATCATGCTCGGCCAGATGGCGGGCTTCGATCCGAAGGACAGCACCTCGGCCAAGGTCGACCTGCCCGATTTCGAAAAGGCGCTGACCGGCGACGTGCGCGGCCTCAAGGTCGGCATTCCGAAGGAATACCGTCCCGACGGCCTGAATTCGGAAATCGCGGCGCTGTGGGACCAGGGAATCGCGTGGCTCAAGGACGCGGGGGCCGAGATCGTCGAGATCTCGCTGCCGCACACCGACAAGGCGCTGGCCACCTATTACATCGTCGCTCCGGCGGAGGCGTCCTCGAACCTCGCGCGGTACGACGGCGTGCGCTACGGCCTGCGCGTCGAGAACGGCGGCAGCCTCGACGAGATGTACATGAAGACCCGCGCCGCGGGCTTCGGCAAGGAGGTCAAGCGCCGCATCCTGATCGGCACCTACGTGCTCTCGGCGGGGTACTACGACGCCTATTATCTCAAGGCGCAGAAGGTCCGCGCGCTGATCGCCGACGACTTCGCCAAGGCGTTCAAGACGGTGGACGTGATCCTCACCCCCACCGCGCCGTCGGACGCCTTCCCGATCGCGGGCGGGGCGAAGGTCGACCCGATCACGATGTACCTCAACGACGTCTTCACGGTTCCGGCGTCGCTCGCGGGGGTGCCCGCGATGTCGATCCCCGGCGGGTTGTCGCAGCGCGGGCTGCCGCTCGGCCTGCAACTCATCGGCCGCCCGTTCGACGAGGAAACCATCCTCCGCGCCGCCGGGGTGATGGAAGCCGCCGCGGAGTTCTCCGCCGTGCCGACCCTTCTGCGAGGGACGAAATAA
- the gatC gene encoding Aspartyl/glutamyl-tRNA(Asn/Gln) amidotransferase subunit C yields the protein MSLDKATVRKIGFLARLEIPEEDLDGLAHELNGILGWVEQLSQVNTEGVAPVASVSQMKLFWRDDVVTDGEMPEKVLANAPDAADGYFLVPKVVE from the coding sequence ATGTCGCTCGACAAGGCCACAGTCAGAAAGATCGGTTTTCTGGCGCGATTGGAAATCCCCGAGGAAGACCTCGACGGACTCGCCCACGAACTCAACGGCATTCTCGGCTGGGTGGAGCAACTGTCGCAAGTGAACACCGAGGGCGTCGCCCCGGTGGCCTCGGTCTCGCAGATGAAGTTGTTCTGGCGCGACGACGTGGTCACCGACGGCGAAATGCCGGAAAAGGTGCTGGCCAACGCCCCCGACGCGGCGGACGGCTATTTCCTGGTGCCGAAGGTGGTGGAGTGA
- a CDS encoding putative Holliday junction resolvase (Evidence 3 : Function proposed based on presence of conserved amino acid motif, structural feature or limited homology), whose translation MICADIEAFAAALPEFGAVLGLDFGQRTVGVAVSDVTRAIASPLLLIERRNREADMAEVLKAASGREAVGAVIGLPLQMDGAEGERAEITRKFAERLAAAWDAPLVLWDERLSTAGVERLLIGEADLTRRRRKQVVDKSAAAFILQGALDRIGNLRR comes from the coding sequence ATGATTTGCGCCGACATCGAAGCCTTCGCCGCCGCCCTGCCGGAGTTCGGGGCGGTGCTCGGGCTGGACTTCGGCCAACGCACCGTCGGCGTCGCGGTCTCCGACGTCACCCGCGCGATCGCCTCTCCCCTCCTGCTGATCGAACGCAGGAACCGCGAGGCCGACATGGCGGAGGTGCTCAAAGCGGCATCCGGCCGCGAGGCGGTCGGCGCGGTGATCGGCCTGCCGCTGCAGATGGACGGCGCGGAGGGCGAGCGCGCCGAAATCACCCGCAAGTTCGCCGAACGCCTCGCCGCCGCGTGGGACGCGCCGCTGGTCCTGTGGGACGAGCGCCTCTCCACCGCCGGGGTCGAACGCCTGCTGATCGGCGAGGCCGATCTCACCCGCAGGCGGCGCAAGCAGGTGGTGGACAAATCCGCCGCCGCGTTCATCCTCCAGGGCGCGCTCGACCGCATCGGGAATCTCCGCCGATGA
- a CDS encoding Nucleoside recognition domain-containing protein — protein MNAIFFGIVAISFAVAGWRQIAAPSDMAPGTGPMEILGIAMIDGAGGAVTLAIGLIGVMTFFLGLMKVAEAGGLLAVVAKTVRPLMVRLFPDVPPDHPAMGAMIMNLSANALGLGNAATPFGIRAMQQLDRLNPAKGTATNAMVLFLAINTSSVTLLPTGVIALRAAAGSTDAAGIVPTTLFATICSTTVAILAAKLYARFSPGGASSATAAAGAADDDVPPEGEETGAYPLWVSVLVLGGIAAMVPATILWGRAIAPWIVPGLAIAFLGYGLARKVPVYEVFVEGAKDGFQVAVKIIPYLVAILTAVAMFRASGAMEMLLTPLGALTAHVGLPAEALPMALLRPLSGSGAYGIVAAIVNDPAIGPDSLTGYLVSTLQGSTETTFYVVAVYFGAVQIKRMRHALWTALTADAAGIAAAVFICNLMYG, from the coding sequence ATGAACGCGATCTTCTTCGGCATCGTCGCGATCTCCTTCGCGGTGGCGGGCTGGCGGCAGATCGCCGCGCCCTCCGACATGGCCCCGGGCACCGGCCCGATGGAAATTCTCGGCATCGCGATGATCGACGGCGCGGGCGGCGCGGTGACGCTGGCGATCGGCCTGATCGGCGTGATGACCTTCTTCCTCGGGCTGATGAAGGTGGCCGAGGCGGGCGGCCTGCTGGCGGTGGTCGCCAAGACGGTACGGCCGCTGATGGTGCGGCTGTTCCCCGACGTGCCACCCGACCACCCGGCGATGGGCGCGATGATCATGAACCTCTCCGCCAACGCGCTGGGGCTCGGCAACGCGGCGACGCCGTTCGGCATCCGCGCGATGCAGCAGCTCGACCGCCTCAACCCCGCCAAGGGTACCGCCACCAACGCGATGGTGCTGTTCCTCGCGATCAACACCTCGTCGGTCACGCTGCTGCCCACCGGAGTGATCGCGCTGCGCGCCGCGGCGGGCTCGACGGACGCGGCGGGGATCGTCCCCACCACCCTGTTCGCGACGATCTGCTCCACCACCGTGGCGATCCTCGCCGCCAAGCTCTACGCCCGGTTCTCGCCGGGCGGAGCCTCGTCCGCCACGGCGGCCGCAGGCGCGGCGGACGACGACGTCCCGCCCGAGGGCGAGGAGACCGGCGCCTATCCGCTGTGGGTGTCGGTGCTGGTCCTCGGCGGCATCGCGGCGATGGTTCCGGCGACGATCCTCTGGGGTCGCGCGATCGCGCCGTGGATCGTCCCCGGGCTCGCGATCGCCTTCCTCGGCTACGGCCTCGCGCGGAAGGTGCCGGTCTACGAAGTGTTCGTCGAGGGCGCGAAGGACGGCTTTCAGGTGGCGGTGAAGATCATCCCCTATCTCGTCGCGATCCTCACCGCGGTGGCGATGTTCCGCGCCTCGGGGGCGATGGAGATGCTGCTGACGCCGCTCGGCGCGCTCACCGCCCACGTCGGCCTGCCCGCCGAGGCGCTGCCGATGGCGTTGCTGCGCCCGCTGTCGGGCTCGGGGGCCTACGGCATCGTCGCGGCGATCGTCAACGACCCGGCGATCGGACCGGACAGCCTCACCGGCTATCTCGTCTCCACCCTCCAGGGCTCCACCGAGACCACCTTCTACGTCGTCGCCGTCTATTTCGGCGCGGTGCAGATCAAGCGCATGCGCCACGCCCTGTGGACGGCGTTGACCGCCGACGCTGCGGGCATCGCCGCGGCGGTGTTCATCTGCAATCTGATGTACGGCTGA
- a CDS encoding conserved hypothetical protein (Evidence 4 : Homologs of previously reported genes of unknown function) translates to METSIFIGCASDGSPRALDLKRANRHGLIAGATGTGKTVTLMGLIEGFSAAGVPTFVADVKGDLAGLAMPGSPVAKTHPIFAARAAEIGFSGWRYAACPVQFWDLFGDRGHPVRTTVSEMGPLLLARLLDLNPTQEGVLAIAFHLADRENLLLLDLDDLQAMLAACAARAPELAAEFGNVSKASVGAIQRALLQLRTQGGDRFFGEPALTLGDFLVRDETGRGVVNILAAERLMASPRLYATFLLWLMSELFESLPEIGDPEKPVLAFVFDEAHLLFDAAPNALEEKIEQVVRLIRSKGVGIYFVTQNPVDVPDRIAGQLGNRIQHALRAFTPRDQQAVRAAATTFRPGPGVDVAAAITELKVGEALVSLLQPDGAPAPVARALIRPPGSRVGPLAPEERRLLIETDAIGAKYDVPINRISAEEILKAKSAEATAAAAEARAQTVADKAAAAEAKAAARQAKDAERARRAAERAAAQSPWNQAMHSATRSATAAIGREVAGEVAKAVFGSKSGTGARVVGGLVRGLLGGLFKGR, encoded by the coding sequence ATGGAGACGTCGATCTTCATCGGGTGCGCGAGCGACGGATCGCCCCGCGCCCTCGACTTGAAACGGGCGAACCGCCACGGACTGATCGCCGGAGCCACCGGCACCGGTAAGACGGTGACGCTGATGGGGCTGATCGAGGGCTTTTCCGCCGCCGGCGTGCCTACCTTCGTCGCCGACGTCAAGGGCGACCTGGCTGGACTGGCGATGCCAGGTTCGCCCGTCGCCAAGACCCACCCGATCTTCGCCGCACGCGCCGCCGAAATCGGCTTCTCCGGCTGGCGCTATGCCGCCTGCCCGGTGCAGTTCTGGGATCTGTTCGGGGACCGGGGGCACCCGGTCCGGACCACCGTCTCGGAGATGGGGCCGCTACTGCTTGCCCGGCTGCTCGACCTCAATCCCACGCAGGAGGGCGTGCTCGCCATCGCCTTCCACCTCGCCGACCGCGAGAACCTGCTGCTCCTCGACCTCGACGATCTTCAGGCGATGCTGGCCGCCTGCGCCGCTCGCGCGCCCGAACTCGCCGCCGAGTTCGGCAACGTTTCGAAGGCGTCGGTGGGGGCGATCCAACGCGCCCTGCTGCAACTCCGGACCCAGGGGGGCGACCGTTTCTTCGGCGAACCGGCCCTCACCCTCGGCGATTTCCTCGTCCGCGACGAAACCGGACGGGGCGTCGTCAACATCCTCGCCGCCGAGCGGCTGATGGCGAGCCCCAGGCTCTACGCCACCTTCCTGCTGTGGCTGATGAGCGAACTGTTCGAAAGCCTGCCGGAAATCGGCGATCCCGAAAAACCGGTTCTGGCGTTCGTCTTCGACGAGGCGCATCTCCTGTTCGACGCAGCGCCCAACGCCCTCGAAGAGAAGATCGAACAGGTGGTGCGGCTGATCCGCTCCAAGGGCGTGGGCATCTACTTCGTCACCCAGAACCCGGTCGACGTTCCCGATCGCATCGCGGGACAGCTCGGCAACCGTATCCAGCACGCGTTGCGCGCCTTCACTCCGCGCGACCAGCAGGCGGTCAGAGCCGCCGCCACCACCTTCCGGCCCGGGCCGGGGGTGGACGTCGCCGCCGCGATCACCGAACTCAAGGTCGGCGAGGCGCTGGTTTCGTTGCTTCAGCCCGACGGCGCGCCCGCGCCGGTCGCCCGGGCCCTGATTCGCCCGCCCGGCTCGCGGGTCGGCCCACTCGCCCCCGAGGAACGCCGGTTGCTGATCGAGACCGACGCGATCGGCGCGAAATACGACGTCCCGATCAACCGCATCTCCGCCGAGGAGATTCTCAAGGCCAAATCCGCCGAAGCGACGGCCGCCGCCGCCGAGGCCCGCGCGCAAACCGTCGCGGACAAAGCCGCGGCGGCCGAAGCCAAGGCGGCCGCGCGGCAGGCGAAGGACGCGGAACGCGCCCGGCGCGCCGCCGAGCGCGCCGCCGCGCAAAGCCCGTGGAATCAGGCGATGCACTCGGCAACCCGCTCCGCGACCGCGGCAATCGGACGCGAGGTCGCGGGCGAGGTCGCGAAGGCGGTGTTCGGCAGCAAGAGCGGCACGGGCGCACGAGTGGTCGGCGGCTTGGTGCGCGGTCTCCTCGGCGGCTTGTTCAAAGGCCGCTGA
- a CDS encoding Valine--pyruvate aminotransferase: protein MSLKIADRGRVPPFLVMDVLRDASAREAAGASVLHMEIGQPSAGIPAEVACGLAAALASGADPMGYTMAQGLPALRRRIAAHAAALYGHAVDPERVFCTMGSSSAFLIAFLAAFAPGDRVALASPGYPAYRHILKALGIEPVLLPVGAETRFQPTPEMLDGLDVEGLIVASPSNPTGSMLAPEALRALAETCHARGIRLISDEIYHGIGYGMRFATASAFSPSAVVVNSFSKYYCMTGWRLGWLVLPEDMLRAAECLAQNLFISPPTISQHAATAAFDHLPAFDALVEGYGRNRDLLVAGLAGLGIARVAPPDGAFYVYADVSHLGLDAAELCRRMLAETGVAVAPGWDFDPVDGGRFVRFSYCCAEATVRAALDRLAVWLPGRGNHGA, encoded by the coding sequence ATGAGCCTCAAGATCGCCGACCGGGGACGGGTGCCGCCGTTCCTGGTGATGGACGTGCTGCGCGACGCCTCGGCGCGCGAGGCGGCGGGCGCGAGCGTCCTGCACATGGAGATCGGTCAGCCGTCGGCGGGAATTCCGGCCGAGGTCGCGTGCGGTCTCGCCGCCGCGCTCGCTTCCGGCGCCGATCCGATGGGCTACACCATGGCGCAGGGCCTGCCCGCGCTGCGCCGCCGGATCGCCGCCCATGCCGCGGCCCTTTACGGCCATGCCGTCGACCCGGAGCGGGTGTTCTGCACCATGGGGTCGTCGTCGGCGTTCCTGATCGCGTTCCTCGCCGCGTTCGCGCCCGGCGACCGGGTGGCGCTCGCCTCGCCGGGCTATCCCGCCTACCGCCACATCCTCAAGGCGCTGGGGATCGAACCGGTGCTGCTGCCGGTGGGGGCGGAAACCCGCTTCCAGCCGACGCCCGAAATGCTCGACGGGCTCGACGTCGAGGGTCTGATCGTCGCCAGCCCCTCCAACCCCACCGGCTCGATGCTCGCGCCCGAGGCGTTGCGGGCGCTGGCCGAAACCTGCCACGCGCGTGGCATCCGCCTGATTTCCGACGAGATCTATCACGGCATCGGCTACGGCATGCGCTTCGCCACCGCGAGCGCGTTCAGCCCGTCGGCGGTGGTGGTCAACAGCTTCTCGAAATACTACTGCATGACCGGCTGGCGGCTCGGCTGGCTGGTGCTGCCCGAGGACATGCTGCGCGCGGCGGAATGCCTGGCGCAGAACCTGTTCATCTCGCCGCCGACGATCTCCCAGCACGCCGCCACCGCCGCGTTCGACCATCTGCCCGCGTTCGATGCGCTGGTGGAAGGCTACGGCCGCAATCGCGACCTGCTGGTGGCGGGGCTCGCCGGGCTCGGAATCGCCAGGGTCGCGCCGCCCGACGGCGCGTTCTACGTCTACGCCGACGTCTCCCACCTCGGGCTCGACGCCGCCGAACTCTGCCGCCGCATGCTCGCCGAGACCGGCGTCGCGGTCGCGCCGGGATGGGACTTCGATCCGGTGGACGGCGGCCGCTTCGTGCGCTTTTCCTACTGCTGCGCCGAGGCCACCGTCCGCGCCGCGCTCGACCGCCTCGCGGTTTGGCTGCCGGGGCGGGGCAATCACGGCGCTTGA
- a CDS encoding putative Gamma-glutamyltranspeptidase (Evidence 3 : Function proposed based on presence of conserved amino acid motif, structural feature or limited homology), whose translation MRTSISDTPVRAPNPGRKANLPARGGQTAVAWATIAALGLGLSACDPQKPAQGVIGYVAGFAGFVSADEPRAALVGEDVLSAGGTAADAAVAMAATLTVTLPSRAGWLGGGVCLSRNPKDKSVQVYSFLPEALPGGGFAPGLPRGLYALHAASGTLRWAQILTPAENMARFGLPVSRALARDLEALGSPVGLEAEMRAVYAPGGTLLREGDNLVQARTASALTALRIKGAGDAYAGGLAQVIAEANPEQAGARRAVLRDYAAKRLEPATAAVDNETAFFPPAPFGGAAAAQAWSRAAEAKSPQAARAVPAAPPGSGATGFVAVDRGGMAVTCALSMGQMFGGGHADGATGMLAYSPLDASADALALLPMIVSNHHVHDLRVAAAGAGATAAADVLDFALRGRILGANGIDASAAVAAAGEATSRVTGVICPDGAPANVGNCTLAADRRGAGLSRSVGIEGTGRGGLGALIR comes from the coding sequence ATGCGCACGTCGATCTCCGATACTCCTGTCCGCGCCCCGAACCCTGGAAGAAAAGCTAATCTCCCGGCACGCGGCGGTCAAACCGCGGTTGCCTGGGCGACGATCGCGGCGCTCGGCCTCGGCCTTTCCGCCTGCGATCCGCAAAAGCCTGCGCAGGGCGTGATCGGCTACGTCGCCGGGTTCGCCGGATTCGTCTCCGCCGACGAGCCGCGCGCCGCGCTGGTGGGGGAGGACGTGCTGTCCGCCGGCGGCACCGCCGCCGACGCAGCGGTGGCGATGGCCGCGACGCTGACCGTGACCCTGCCGTCGCGGGCGGGCTGGCTCGGCGGCGGCGTCTGCCTCAGCCGCAATCCCAAGGATAAATCTGTGCAGGTTTACAGCTTCCTGCCAGAGGCGTTGCCGGGCGGCGGCTTCGCGCCGGGTCTGCCGCGCGGGCTCTACGCCCTGCACGCGGCCTCGGGCACGCTGCGCTGGGCGCAGATTCTCACCCCCGCCGAAAACATGGCGCGGTTCGGCCTGCCGGTGTCGCGTGCGCTCGCCCGCGATCTCGAAGCCCTCGGCTCGCCGGTGGGGCTGGAGGCCGAGATGCGCGCGGTGTACGCGCCCGGCGGCACGCTGCTGCGCGAGGGCGACAACCTCGTGCAGGCGCGCACCGCAAGCGCGCTCACCGCGCTGCGCATCAAGGGCGCGGGCGACGCGTACGCGGGCGGTCTCGCCCAGGTGATCGCCGAGGCCAATCCCGAGCAGGCGGGCGCGCGCCGCGCGGTGTTGCGCGACTATGCGGCGAAGCGTCTCGAACCGGCGACCGCGGCGGTCGACAACGAGACCGCGTTCTTCCCACCCGCGCCGTTCGGCGGCGCGGCGGCCGCGCAGGCATGGAGCCGCGCCGCCGAGGCGAAGAGCCCGCAGGCCGCGCGGGCGGTGCCCGCAGCCCCGCCGGGTTCGGGGGCGACCGGCTTCGTCGCCGTCGACCGCGGCGGCATGGCGGTGACCTGCGCCCTGTCGATGGGGCAGATGTTCGGCGGCGGCCACGCCGACGGCGCCACCGGCATGCTCGCCTATTCGCCGCTCGACGCCTCCGCCGACGCGCTGGCGCTGCTGCCGATGATCGTTTCCAACCATCACGTTCACGACCTGCGCGTCGCCGCGGCGGGGGCGGGGGCGACTGCCGCCGCCGACGTTCTCGACTTCGCGCTGCGCGGGCGCATCCTCGGCGCCAACGGCATCGACGCATCGGCCGCCGTCGCCGCCGCGGGCGAGGCGACGAGCCGCGTCACCGGTGTGATCTGCCCCGACGGCGCACCCGCCAACGTCGGCAACTGCACTCTCGCCGCCGACCGGCGCGGCGCGGGCCTGTCGCGCTCGGTGGGGATCGAGGGCACCGGCCGCGGCGGTCTCGGAGCGTTGATCCGATGA